GAACTCAGTCCGGCCCTTCTTCTTCTTGACGTGGCCGTAGACCTTGTCGGCGGTGAGGTCATAGGCGGTGAGGTCGATCTCTCGAACCCGGACGCGTTCAGCCATCCCCACATCCAACGCGACCTCGACACTCAAGTGGTGGACGCGAACCCACCAACGTTCTCGGTCACGGCACTAGCTCTTCGGATTGGTCTCGTCCGCCTGTGCCCAACTCGATGTCCGGCGTCAGGCTGCTCAGCGTCGCAGACGCGTGACGGCCCGGCGGGCCAGACGGGGACTGATTCCGAGGAGCATCACCGTGCCGTCGACGAGTACGCGGCGAGCCAACGGTTGTGCGCCACGGGCCGCTCCTCTGGGATCAGCAAGCGCCAGCGGGCGTTGTCGATCGTCTCGGTCTCAAGGCCGGCACCCGTGAGGATCTCGCAGCACCTCGTCTCGAGGTCGGGTCCGTGGACCTCGATGAGCCACGACACTTGCGGGTCGGCGAGAAGTTCCGCCGCACCCTCCAGCACCGCCACTTCGGGGCCATCGACGTCGATCTTGACGAAGCAAGGTCGGGGTAGGTGGGCGGCGACCTCGTTGAGGGTAAGCGTGCGTTGCCCCGACTCCGATCCCAGCAAGGCGCGATGCATCGTCAAACGAGCGTCGCCGGCCAATCCGTTTGCCCGGAGGTTTGCGTACAGTGCCGCGGCAGCAGTGGCAGCCGGGTCAACGGCGACGACCCGTCGGACATGCGACTGACGGAGGAGATGGACGACGAGTTCGCCCTCGCCGGAACCGGCGTCGACCGCCGACACGGCCTCCCCGACGAACCGCCGCAGCCATTGGTAAGTCTCGCGTTCCCACAGACCGACCCACAGCTGCGTCTGATGGTTGAGGTCGATCACGTGGCGCTGACCCCGGAACGGGCCTGACAGGATCCGCCGCTCAGCGACCCGGGGTCCGAGAAGACGCGATCGGACGAGCAGCGTCTTCAGGCGGCGGGCGGCGTGTGAACCGCGGTGGTTTCTCGACTTAGGGTTAGACGTTGACGGCATCGCGGAAACAACCTATCCGCCGCTCCGTCGGGGGTGTGCCCTTGATGCCAGATCGCCACCACGTCCGTCGCCTCCCATCGCCCCAGAAGCCTCCTCCGGTGGCGTACCGGAGTCGTCCTACTGCTGTCGGCTGACCGGCGAGGGGAAGGCGAAGGCGAAGGCGATGACGGCGACGAGGCAGTGGGACGGTGGAGACCTTCATCGCCGACCAGATCAACACCTACTGGGACATCACCCGTGAGCACGGCTACGACGTCGTGGTGACGATCTCCAACGAGATCGACCCCGTCCCCGGCGTGCACCCCACCTCCGGGTTGAAGGTCCGTTCCGATTCGGAGGTGTCGGTGCATCACCTGTCGTGGACCGCGGTGCTGGCGACGCCCGTGACGACAAGGACCTGTTGATCGGCGACGACAAGAAGGAACCCCACCGGTTCCGCCTCGTGATGACCCGCGAGATGGGCGTCGGCCGCAAGACCGGAAAGAAGACCGCCGGGTTCATCGACTCGGTCCTCGACCTCATCACCGACTTCTACGGAACCGTCGCCCGGAACCTCACACGCTGGACCCCGCCCGCCCCCAAGATCACCCGTCCCAAGCCCATACCCGAACCTGACACACTCGGCGGCGATGACGCCCCCACCGGCACACGAGATCCCGAGGATGCCGCCCGAGGACATCACCCAGACCCCACGGCCGTCCCCGAGCAGCTACTGGGACCTCGGGTCGTTGTGAGCGAGCCCGGTCGGGACGTCTCGGGCTGGAAGCACCGGCTGCCGGTCGGTGTGCTGATCGGGGTCCTGTCGGTCCCGTTCCTCGGGGCCTTCATGCTGCCGCTCATGTGGGGAGGCGACGACGTCCTGATCGCGGTGGGGCTCCTCGGTGTGGTCTTCATCGCCCTGTGCGTCGGTGGGTTTTCGATGCGGGCGATGAAGGCCGTGGACCGGCAGTCGAGGTCTCAGGCCGCGGACAGGCCGCGTGAGGCCGCAAACGAGAGCGAAATGACGAACGGCGACGAGTAGCCGGCGGAGGCCCGGAAACAGGCGCCGACCTGCGGTTCCTCCGTGCTGTCAATGGAGCGGGTGACCGGAATCGAACCGGCATCATCAGCTTGGAAGGCTGAGGGTGTCACTGCTCTGACCTGCGGAAATGCCCGCGTTGGTCCCGTTTGGTCCGCGCCTGGTCCGCGAGTTGGCCCTAGACCACTCCTGTGTCTCGGCGGTGTGAAGGGGTGTTTCGGCGGGAGCGGTGAGGCGGTTCTACGCTTCGGGTGATGGCGGGCCGGGTGTCGATTGTCGGGTGGGCGGTGCTCGTCGTGTGCGCCGTCGTCGGCCTGGTGTCGTGTTCGGGTGGGCGCGCCCCGGTGGATGCGTCGGGTTGTGAGATCGACTGGACCGAGCGTGATGTCGGTCGGCTCCATGTTCCCCAGGAGATCGCCGTGGGCCCGAGCTGGGAGACCTATCTGTTGGACCGGGCGGGAATGCTGTGGGAGATCGACATCGAACAGCGGGTGCTGCGTTCGGCGTTCGGTTGCCGTGGTGAGGTGATCGGCCAGTTCGGTCAGCCGACCAACCTGGGCGTCGCCCCTGACGGAGCCGTGTGGGTGACGTATCCGGGTGAGGGGCTTGTCGTCGAGTTCCTAGGAGATGGCGAGGTCGGTCGCTCATTGTGTGTCGGACGAGCTGGCGATCAATGCACGGGCGTGCCGACCGACGTTGCGTTCGAGGCTGATGGGACGATGTGGGCCGTCGATCAGACTCAGAGTCAGGTGGTTTCCTTCGCGGTTCCCGAAGGTGACGGTGAGTTCACGGCAACATCGCGAGTCGCTGTCGACGGCCCGTTCTCCCTGGCCGTGACCCCCGAGGGATCGTTGCTGGTGGTCGGGTTGGACGAACTGGCCGAAGTTGTTGATGGAGAGATCGGCGGAACCGTGGAGCTAGCCGAGGTTCGTAGTGTGGAGGCCAGCCCAGACGGACGGGTCCTGGTGACCGGTGGCGTGGCGCAGTTCAATCGGGTGACCGGGTACGTCAGAGAGTGGTCGGACGGCCTGAGCACCGGCTTGGCCGAACCCGGCGCCCCGGATGAGTGGCACGAGGTGGGGGTCGGCGGCAGGTGTGTGGTCGGCGCACCGGCAGGTGTCGCGGCGACGAGTGGTGGCGGCTTCGTTTTCGTGGATCTCGGTGACAACGCCGTTTACTTCGCGGAGCCGGACTGCGCGGCGATCCATTCCGTCGGCAACGGCGGGCGAAGGTGATTGCTCTTCTCAAGAGATGGCAGCGGCTGTCGCTGGTTGGACGGGTCGCAGTAGTTGCCACCGTCCTTCTCCTGTCTGTCGGTTCCGTATGGCTATCCCAGTGGAGTGAGCAGACGACCGAGGCGCGGCCTGCGTTGGGTGCGTTGTTCAGCGAATACGTACATCGCGGTCGCGAAGGCTTGCCGGTAGATGACCTCATGTGCGAAGCAATGCCGAGCGGCGGGGGGTCCGAGCTGGTGGAGGTGACGCGCCTGCTAGAGGTCGAGGGCTGGCGGTATCGGTTGACGCGGGCGACCGTGGCGCGCGGCGATAGTGCCGTGATCGCGGTGATGGTTGAGGGTCACGGCCTCGTGAAGATCGACGCTGTTCGCGAGGGCGGGCGTTGGCAACTGTGCTGATGGCCGGTCCAAGCGGTCGCGGTGCTACTTGAGCACCGCTCTTCGACGGCTTGGCAGCCTCCGCGGGCCGCTCAATCGACTCGTTCTGCGGCGTCAGGCCCGATTTGCACCCATGAGGAACGTGGGAGCGTCGATGTGGCTTACGGTCGACGGTGTTGAGCCTCTGGGAGCGCTGAGGTCGGTGCTGCTGCTTTTGGCAGCGCCCTTGAAGACGTCGTCGAGCCCGTCTGCGATCGCCTCGTCGAGAGACGGGAACAGGTGGCCATAGCGGTCGAGTGTGGTCGTGATCGAGCTGTGCCCGAGTCGCTCCTTGATGGCCATGGGGTGCGCGCCCTGCTGAATGGCGAGCGCCGCCGCCGTGTGGCGAAGCTCGTGGAAGACAAGCCCGGCCGTTGCTGGGTCGGCATCGAGCCCTGCGCTGGCGCAGGCCTTGCGCCAGACCCGTCGGAAGTTCGTGGCCCGCATCGGCTTGCCGGTCACTGTCGGGAAGGCCAGTCGGGACGTCTGAACGGCGTTTGAGGCGAAGTGAAGGCCCAGCACATCGACGAGCGTCGACGGCAGGGTCACAGTGCGCGTGCCCGCCTTTGTCTTCGGCGGTCCGAAGAACAACTTGCCCGATGACGTCTCTTGGAGCTGCCGCTCGACCGTGACCTTCTTGCGCAACAGGTCGATACTTTCGATGGCCAGGCCGGACAACTCGCCCCATCGGAGCCCGCCGTAGGCGGCAGTGAGAACGAGGGGGCGGTAGTGGTCTCCGATTGCATCGGCGAGTGAACTGATCTGTTCGGGGGTGAGGACACGCATGTCGCGTGAAGTCTCAGGTGGCAGCTTCACCCGCTTTGCCGGGTTCTGTCCGAGGCGGCCATCGTCGACCGCTGCGTCGAGGATTTGGCGGAGGACGATGACGTGTCGGCGGACGGCGCTCGATGAGAGACCTGCCGCGATGTCGTCGGCGATCATCTCCTTCACGCTCGTGGCCGTGATCTTGGCGATAGGCCAGTCGCCGAAGCGGGGGAGCACGTAGTTGCGGAGGACGCCGTGGTTCAGCTCCCAGGTCCGCGTCCTCACCTGCTTCATCGCCAGCGGCGCCCAGTGATCCGCGACGTACTCGGTCAGGTGCATCCGTCCGAGCTGGGGGTCGATCCACTTGCCCTGGGTGATCTCGCCTTGCTGAGCGCGTTCCCACGCGACGGCGTCCTGTCGCCTTCGGAATGCCTTCGACCGCTCGCCGCTAGGGGTTCGAACTCGTGCGAGGTAGGGCTTCGGCCGGTCGGGTCGTTTCGTGATGGTCATCGATGCCTCCGGCTCTCGTGATAGTCGTGAGATGACGTTACACCATAAGAGGGACACTCGGGTTTTGAGGCATAGCGTGCAAAAAACGATCTGCTCGCTATACACACTATGCCTCAGCCCAACCATCCGGGAGAACTCTCCTTGTGACGTCGCAGATCTGCGCGATACTCATGAAATGTCCAGTGAGACGAGTCGAGTTAACGGGCTCTACGCGGCGAAGCGTGGTTGGCGGCCTCGTATTGATGGTGCGCTGCGAGTCTGCCATGT
This genomic interval from Acidimicrobiales bacterium contains the following:
- a CDS encoding FkbM family methyltransferase, translating into MHRALLGSESGQRTLTLNEVAAHLPRPCFVKIDVDGPEVAVLEGAAELLADPQVSWLIEVHGPDLETRCCEILTGAGLETETIDNARWRLLIPEERPVAHNRWLAAYSSTAR
- a CDS encoding tyrosine-type recombinase/integrase, whose translation is MTITKRPDRPKPYLARVRTPSGERSKAFRRRQDAVAWERAQQGEITQGKWIDPQLGRMHLTEYVADHWAPLAMKQVRTRTWELNHGVLRNYVLPRFGDWPIAKITATSVKEMIADDIAAGLSSSAVRRHVIVLRQILDAAVDDGRLGQNPAKRVKLPPETSRDMRVLTPEQISSLADAIGDHYRPLVLTAAYGGLRWGELSGLAIESIDLLRKKVTVERQLQETSSGKLFFGPPKTKAGTRTVTLPSTLVDVLGLHFASNAVQTSRLAFPTVTGKPMRATNFRRVWRKACASAGLDADPATAGLVFHELRHTAAALAIQQGAHPMAIKERLGHSSITTTLDRYGHLFPSLDEAIADGLDDVFKGAAKSSSTDLSAPRGSTPSTVSHIDAPTFLMGANRA